In Macadamia integrifolia cultivar HAES 741 chromosome 12, SCU_Mint_v3, whole genome shotgun sequence, the following are encoded in one genomic region:
- the LOC122056997 gene encoding uncharacterized protein LOC122056997, protein MRIRKYAQKCQICCLPSQLSSTYMCELNHSPWDVISFSSKRIREDDSGGEETANAVESILSLNRTWEDNNNDGSSSLLLSWSSSPPKADRLHKVEERMSFTCCNKTDGKGWKCKKEAKRGRSLCEHHLSQPKSYYTNKKSNLTSTPAIRMTMDEVRSMQMIKETLERRRRVVKSL, encoded by the exons ATGAGGATCCGCAAGTATGCACAGAAGTGCCAGATTTGCTGTCTTCCTTCCCAGCTTT CTTCAACGTACATGTGCGAGCTCAACCATTCTCCATGGGATGTGATTTCCTTCAGTTCCAAG AGAATTAGGGAAGATGATAGCGGAGGAGAAGAAACAGCTAATGCAGTGGAGAG CATCCTTTCGCTGAATAGAACCTGGgaagataataataatgatgggtCCTCTTCATTGTTGTTGTCGTGGTCGTCATCACCTCCTAAAGCCGAtcggcttcacaaggtagaggAAAGGATGAGCTTCACATGCTGCAATAAGACGGATGGGAAGGGATGGAAATGTAAGAAAGAAGCTAAACGAGGGCGTTCGCTATGTGAACATCACCTCTCTCAGCCAAAGTCTTACTATACCAACAAAAAGAGCAACCTCACCTCAACCCCAGCAATTCGAATGACGATGGACGAAGTGAGGTCGATGCAAATGATAAAGGAAAcgttagaaagaagaagaagagtggtcAAAAGCCTGTGA
- the LOC122094794 gene encoding LOW QUALITY PROTEIN: disease resistance protein RPV1-like (The sequence of the model RefSeq protein was modified relative to this genomic sequence to represent the inferred CDS: substituted 1 base at 1 genomic stop codon) codes for MATHDGASSSSSTATATATASATSTINSDVFLNFRGKDIRNNFMSFLYRDLTSEGINVFIDNENLRSGEEIKPALLEAIQRSKILIPVFSKCYADSKWCLIELVEIVRCHKSSNHQIILPIFFNVEPRHVRHQTGCFDRSFQKHSKHYDTQTIKRWKEALTVVAGISGYELKQVNGIQSKLVDLVVKRVLSESSGNRLDDVKNPIGLDTHVKVLEDLLNVNSNDDDVRFVGICGIGGIGKTTIAKALYNSIFKRFHRSCFLANVREEASKGLVSIQEQLICRVSKKKVDYNIQNVYRGKELIKERLQGENVLLILDDIDHDSQLDALAINYNWFSRGSRIIITTRDKRILNVANVDANNIHWPIELDDEQSLQLFSLHAFSRDQPPEDYKQLSQDVLHLAGXLPLTLEVLGSTFCDIREKDGTPQMIEGILSSPYQMDLSVRLHKKYFANMSMLRVLYINGAQFEGDFPHLPSTLTSFSWRLCPLEILPSNFHLKKLAHMDLSFSQIRQAWKNKPQNVKQRFQKLKVLCLQQCVHLYESPDFSWFPYLETLDLRDCFRMVNLHESIGDLKSLVMLALDNTKIEELSNISSYTFLGDTKIEELPNSICKLSSLEDLSLTRCFTLKSLPESIGDLKSLVTLSLVGTQIEELPNSTFMLGSLEYLSLKCCLSFKTFPESIGDIKSLVTLSLVGTQIEELPNNICRLSCLEVLRLSKCSSLNSLLESIGDLKSLVMFSLVSTQIEELPNSNCRLSSLKDLSLGQCSLLKSLLESIGDLKSLVMFSLVSIQIEELSNSICRLSSLKDLSLGQCSLLKSLPESIGDLKSLVMLSLEGARIEELPNSTCRFSSLKDLRITGCFTLKSLPESISDLKSLARLSLDGTKIEGLPNSICRMSSLRNLYLKHCSSLKSLHKSISDLNSLITLSLEGTKIEELPNSTCRLSSLKDLKITRCSTVKSLPESIGDLKSLVKLSLDGTKVEELPNSICRMSSLRNLYLKQCSSLKSLPELIDNLKSLVELSLDGTKIEVLPNSICKLSSLQTLKLRRMESLNKLSEPIGYTRLASSLTNFRKLELYNCKKLKDIQGLKRIRSQLQLCMNDCYTITDAGRKILGQGTLLVDGDGLQRNDFVNVNDDGVCKRLTLCFVFAFTLKEQELMRSSNEVESSSACLGSEIDDLGLENGGMESNLSRY; via the exons ATGGCGACACATGATGGAGcttcctcatcttcctccaCTGCAACTGCAACTGCAACTGCGAGTGCAACTTCAACCATTAATTCTGACGTGTTTCTCAACTTCAGGGGTAAAGATATTCGTAATAACTTCATGAGTTTCCTTTACAGAGATCTAACAAGCGAAGGAATCAATGTGTTCATCGATAATGAAAACCTGAGGAGTGGAGAAGAGATCAAACCTGCACTCTTGGAAGCAATCcaaagatccaaaatcttgatTCCTGTCTTCTCTAAATGCTATGCGGATAGCAAATGGTGCCTCATCGAACTGGTTGAGATAGTTCGTTGCCATAAATCATCCAACCATCAAATAATTCTTCCAATATTCTTCAATGTTGAGCCAAGACATGTTCGCCATCAGACTGGATGTTTTGACAGATCGTTTCAGAAACACAGTAAGCATTATGATACTCAAACCATAAAAAGATGGAAGGAAGCTTTGACTGTGGTAGCAGGAATATCAGGGTACGAGCTCAAGCAAGTAAATGG GATTCAATCGAAGCTAGTGGACTTAGTTGTTAAAAGGGTTCTGAGTGAATCGAGTGGTAATCGCTTGGATGATGTTAAAAATCCCATTGGATTAGATACCCATGTAAAAGTGTTAGAAGATCTATTAAATGTTAActctaatgatgatgatgttcgaTTTGTGGGAATATGTGGTATTGGTGGCATTGGGAAGACAACTATTGCAAAGGCTCTCTATAATTCCATTTTTAAAAGATTTCATCGGAGTTGTTTTTTAGCAAATGTCAGAGAAGAAGCATCAAAGGGTTTAGTTTCTATACAAGAGCAACTTATTTGTAGAGTCTCCAAAAAGAAAGTTGACTACAACATACAAAATGTTTATAGAGGAAAAGAATTGATAAAAGAAAGGCTACAAGGAGAAAATgttcttcttattcttgatGATATAGATCATGATTCCCAACTCGATGCTTTGGCTATTAATTACAATTGGTTTAGTCGTGGAAGTAGAATTATCATAACAACTAGAGATAAACGTATTCTAAATGTTGCTAATGTTGATGCAAATAATATACATTGGCCAATTGAATTGGATGATGAACAATCTCTTCAACTCTTTAGTTTGCATGCATTTTCAAGGGACCAACCTCCTGAAGATTATAAACAGCTTTCCCAAGATGTGCTACACTTGGCGGGATGATTGCCATTAACCCTAGAAGTGTTGGGTTCTACTTTTTGTGACATAAGAGAAAAAgat GGAACTCCTCAAATGATTGAAGGCATCCTCTCATCCCCATATCAAATGGATCTGAGTGTACGCCTACATAAGAAATACTTTGCAAATATGTCCATGTTAAGAGTCCTCTATATTAATGGAGCACAATTCGAAGGAGATTTTCCACATCTTCCTTCTACATTGACATCATTCAGCTGGAGGTTATGTCCTCTAGAAATTCTACCATCCAATTTTCATCTAAAGAAACTAGCTCATATGGACTTATCATTCAGCCAGATTAGACAAGCTTGGAAAAACAAACCTCAAAATGTAAAACAG CGGTTCCAAAAGTTGAAAGTTCTTTGTCTCCAACAATGTGTCCATCTATATGAATCGCCTGACTTTTCATGGTTTCCTTACCTAGAAACATTGGATCTTAGAGATTGCTTTAGAATGGTTAATTTACACGAATCCATTGGTGACCTAAAGTCTCTAGTTATGCTTGCCTTGGATaatacaaaaattgaagaactctCAAACA TCTCTAGTTACACTTTCCTTGGTgatacaaaaattgaagaactccCAAATAGTATTTGCAAGCTGAGTTCTCTCGAAGATCTAAGTCTCACACGGTGCTTCACACTCAAAAGCTTGCCTGAGTCAATCGGTGATCTAAAGTCTTTGGTTACGCTTTCCTTGGTTGGTACACAAATTGAAGAACTCCCAAACAGTACTTTCATGCTAGGTTCTCTCGAATATCTAAGTCTCAAATGTTGCTTATCCTTTAAAACCTTTCCTGAGTCAATTGGTGATATAAAGTCTTTGGTTACGCTTTCCTTGGTGGGTACACAAATTGAAGAACTCCCAAATAATATTTGCAGGCTGAGTTGTCTCGAAGTTCTAAGACTCAGTAAGTGCTCATCACTCAACAGCTTGCTTGAGTCAATTGGTGATCTGAAGTCTCTGGTTATGTTTTCCTTGGTTAGTACACAAATTGAAGAACTCCCAAACAGTAATTGCAGGCTGAGTTCTCTCAAAGATCTAAGTCTCGGACAATGCTCATTACTCAAAAGCTTGCTTGAGTCAATTGGTGATCTGAAGTCTCTGGTTATGTTTTCCTTGGTTAGTATACAAATTGAAGAACTCTCAAACAGTATTTGCAGGCTGAGTTCTCTCAAAGATCTAAGTCTCGGACAATGCTCATTACTCAAGAGCTTGCCTGAGTCAATTGGTGATCTAAAATCTCTAGTTATGCTTTCCTTAGAAGgagcaagaattgaagaattACCAAATAGTACTTGCAGGTTTAGTTCTCTCAAAGACCTAAGGATCACAGGGTGCTTCACACTCAAAAGCTTGCCTGAATCAATCAGTGATCTAAAGTCTCTGGCTAGGCTTTCCTTGGATGGTACAAAAATTGAAGGACTCCCAAATAGTATTTGCAGGATGAGTTCTCTTAGAAATCTATATCTCAAACATTGCTCATCACTCAAAAGCTTACATAAGTCAATCAGTGATCTAAACTCTCTAATTACACTTTCCTTAGAAGgtacaaaaattgaagaattaCCAAATAGTACTTGCAGGTTGAGTTCTCTCAAAGATCTAAAGATCACAAGGTGCTCCACAGTCAAAAGCTTGCCTGAGTCAATCGGTGATCTAAAATCTCTGGTCAAGCTTTCCTTGGATGGTACGAAAGTTGAAGAACTCCCAAACAGTATTTGCAGGATGAGTTCTCTTAGGAATCTATATCTCAAACAATGCTCATCACTCAAAAGCTTGCCTGAGCTAATCGACAATCTAAAGTCTTTGGTTGAACTTTCCTTGGATGGGACAAAAATTGAAGTACTCCCAAACAGTATTTGCAAGCTAAGTTCTCTGcaaacacttaaactcagaagAATGGAATCACTGAACAAGTTGTCTGAGCCCATTG GATACACCAGACTGGCGTCAAGCCTGACTAATTTTAGGAAATTAGAACTTTATAATTGCAAAAAGTTGAAGGATATTCAAGGCCTCAAGAGAATAAGGTCCCAGTTACAGCTATGCATGAATGACTGCTACACCATAACAGATGCTGGAAGGAAGATACTTGGGCAA GGAACACTTTTAGTAGATGGTGATGGGTTGCAGAGAAATGATTTCGTGAATGTTAATGATGATGGGGTATGTAAGAGGTTAACTCTGTGTTTTGTTTTTGCATTCACCCTGAAGGAACAAGAG TTGATGAGAAGTTCAAATGAAGTAGAATCAAGCAGTGCATGTCTTGGTAGTGAAATTGATGATCTTGGGCTTGAAAATGGTGGCATGGAGTCCAATCTGTCTAGATATTGA
- the LOC122057029 gene encoding uncharacterized protein LOC122057029, whose translation MRIRKYAQKYQICCIPSQLPLLNNPCPIESSPSKQVCQLSRSPWDVISFTSEERREDDIGREIVDAAQSILLLNGSSREDDCKQSPPTINLISGKKSRNEVEEMKYSESRQEGINLIYCNKTDGNGWKCKKEAKQGHSMCEHHLDQLKSYDIKNKSNNPSSCVSSRGKRSYSKNSKMHSSDFYYYTGFGPLWGKGREIIEINSGDSSSSTPSLLLSHNEEDGDDNGNAKKKKKRARKPGNT comes from the exons ATGAGGATTCGCAAGTACGCCCAGAAGTACCAGATTTGTTGTATTCCTTCCCAGCTTCCTTTACTCAACAACCCATGCCCAATAGAGAGCAGCCCCTCGAAGCAAGTGTGCCAGCTCAGTCGCTCGCCATGGGATGTGATTTCCTTCACTTCCGAG GAAAGGAGGGAGGATGATATTGGAAGAGAAATAGTTGATGCAGCACAGAG CATCCTTTTGTTGAATGGATCCAGCCGGGAAGATGATTGTAAGCAATCACCTCCGACTATCAATTTAATCTCAGGAAAGAAAAGTAGAAACGAGGTTGAAGAAATGAAGTACTCTGAGTCGAGGCAGGAAGGGATAAACTTGATATACTGCAATAAAACAGATGGGAATGGATGGAAATGTAAGAAAGAAGCTAAACAAGGGCACTCGATGTGCGAGCACCACCTTGATCAGCTAAAGTCTTACGATATCAAAAACAAGAGCAACAACCCCAGTAGCTGTGTCTCTAGTCGTGGAAAGAGATCTTACTCGAAAAACTCAAAGATGCACTCCTCCGATTTCTATTACTACACGGGGTTTGGTCCTCTAtgggggaagggaagagaaattaTAGAAATCAATTCTGgtgattcttcttctagtaCTCCATCATTATTATTATCCCATAATGAAGAGGATGGTGATGATAATGGAAATgctaaaaagaagaagaagagagctaGAAAGCCTGGGAATACATGA